AGGCGGTAACCCACGGTTGTCAGCAGGCGGTTCTCGGAGGCCACGGCCTGCTCACCGGTATTCAGCACCATGAAGCAGCCGGTGCCGTAGGTGCTCTTGACCATGCCCGGCTCGAAGCAGGCCTGGCCCACCAGAGCAGCCTGCTGATCCCCGGCGATACCGGCAACGGCCACGGGCGTGCCCAGCAACGAAGGTTCGGTGCGACCGAAATCGGCGGCACTGTCACGCACCTCCGGCAACAGGGACGCCGGGATGTTGAACAGCCGCAGCAGTTCCTCATCCCAGCGCTGGGTATGGATATTGAACAACAGGGTGCGAGAGGCATTGGTGGCGTCGGTGGCGTGAACCCGACCGCCGGTCAGCTTCCAAAGCAGCCAGCTGTCGATGGTGCCGAACGCCAGATCACCCGCCTCGGCCTTCTGCCGCGCGCCATCGACGTTGTCCAGCAACCAGGCCAGCTTGGTGGCTGAAAAGTAGGGGTCCAGCAGCAGGCCTGTCTTTTGCTGCACCAGGGGTTCATGGCCGTCGTGGCGCAGTTGCTCGCAACGCTCGGCGGTACGCCGGTCTTGCCAGACAATGGCCCGCGCCAGCGGGGTGCCGGTGGCACGGTCCCAGAGCACGGTGGTCTCGCGCTGGTTGGTGATGCCGATGGCCGCCAGTTCGCCCGCATCGATATGCGCATTGCGGATCGCCTTGCGGCATAGCGCCAGGCAATCGGTCCAAATCTCGCCTGCATCGTGCTCCACCCAGCCGTCTTCCGGGTAATGCTGGGCAAATTCCTTCTGCGCCTGACCACGCACCGTGCCATCGGCAGCAAACACGATAGCCCGGGAACTGGTGGTGCCCTGATCCAGAGCCAGCAGGTATCCGTTCATCGTTGCTCTCCCAAAACATGTCCCGCGCGTTGTTCCCGGGGCCAGGAGACCCGGAACAGGGCGCCGCCCTGGTCACTGCGGCCTACCTCAATGCGCCCACCATGCCATTCGACGATGCGTTGGACAATCGACAGCCCCAATCCATAGCCCCCACTCGCCCGGTGGCGGCTCTTGTCCAGGCGGGCGAAGGGCTTGAAGATCCGCTCGCGCTCGTTCTCGGGAATGCCAGGGCCATCATCCCCGACTTCCATGACCGCCATGCCCTGCTGCACGCTGTAGCGCAGGGTGATCTCCTGGCGCGCATAACGCAGCGCATTGGTGACCAGATTCTGCAGGATGCGGTGCAGGTAGCGCTCTTCGCCCTCGGCCTGGCGGGCCGCCTCGCTGAACTGCGTCCAGTCGGTGACATCACGCAGGGTCAGGTCCCCCTTGATCGGGTCGATCTGCCGGCGGATCTGATCGAACAGATCGTGCATGTCCACCGGCTTCAGGTCGATGGTCGGCGTGCCCTCTTCCAGGCGGGCAAAGGTGAGGATCTCATCGATCAGTTCATCGAGCTGCTCGATATCCCCGTCCAGTTCGTCAAGCTTGCTGCGACGTTCATCTGCAGCGTCACAATCCGCCAGCATCTCCAGGCCGAAGCGCAACCGCGCCACCGGGGTGCGCAGTTCATGGGAGACCGCCCGGGTCATCTCGCGCTGCGATTCGATCAGCCGCCGGATATGCTCCGTCATGCCATTGAAGGTCAGCCCGAGCTGGCCGATGGCATCCTGCCCGGACACGTCCGCCCGGGCATCCAGATCGCCACTGCCGAGCTGTCGTACGGCGGCATCCAGCTTGCGCAACCGGCTTTGCAGGGGGCGCACCAGAAAGTAGGTGGCCAGCCCCATGGCGGACAGCCCGAGCACCCCGACCAGCACCGACATTTCCAGCGGCATCCAGTCGAACAGCGCCAGCGGCCCC
This region of Isoalcanivorax indicus genomic DNA includes:
- the glpK gene encoding glycerol kinase GlpK, with translation MNGYLLALDQGTTSSRAIVFAADGTVRGQAQKEFAQHYPEDGWVEHDAGEIWTDCLALCRKAIRNAHIDAGELAAIGITNQRETTVLWDRATGTPLARAIVWQDRRTAERCEQLRHDGHEPLVQQKTGLLLDPYFSATKLAWLLDNVDGARQKAEAGDLAFGTIDSWLLWKLTGGRVHATDATNASRTLLFNIHTQRWDEELLRLFNIPASLLPEVRDSAADFGRTEPSLLGTPVAVAGIAGDQQAALVGQACFEPGMVKSTYGTGCFMVLNTGEQAVASENRLLTTVGYRLNGRTTYALEGSIFVAGATIQWLRDGLRLISHASESEALARSAGGGKGVYLVPAFTGMGAPWWDPHARGALLGLTRDTGIAEVVTAGLEAVCYQSLDLLEAMIADGAGKPTALRVDGGMVANNWLAQNLADILGVRVDRPVITETTALGAAYLAGLQAGVFPDLDAIASHWQCDRDFSPSLLEADRQRRYAGWREAVSRVCSAQAQPEKTPV
- a CDS encoding ATP-binding protein, translated to MNSIFLRIYAGMLLAVLLVGAFSYGLVQLINGYRSDVYRESMAHGTFYLMAKGLQRQGSAAEREARRELLSRLLGAEILLQPEDDVVLTYRERLDLEQGFVVMRLNQAESYADIFYQLPGEPVYIQTRMDKVSEQQARATALLLLDELAQYPLSEWDTEFERISKRFGYPLARVPMETLRLDGEQRQRLARREVVLVLDEGASRARSSVMVYAPIGNTGEVLVLGPLALFDWMPLEMSVLVGVLGLSAMGLATYFLVRPLQSRLRKLDAAVRQLGSGDLDARADVSGQDAIGQLGLTFNGMTEHIRRLIESQREMTRAVSHELRTPVARLRFGLEMLADCDAADERRSKLDELDGDIEQLDELIDEILTFARLEEGTPTIDLKPVDMHDLFDQIRRQIDPIKGDLTLRDVTDWTQFSEAARQAEGEERYLHRILQNLVTNALRYARQEITLRYSVQQGMAVMEVGDDGPGIPENERERIFKPFARLDKSRHRASGGYGLGLSIVQRIVEWHGGRIEVGRSDQGGALFRVSWPREQRAGHVLGEQR